From Pontibacter actiniarum, a single genomic window includes:
- a CDS encoding gluconokinase gives MQQSSIIGVDIGTTSTKSVAFGLTGEVLYYQTVEYPILSEEPGQAEQEPEQVLEAVLSTLGKVLEWQQQRGCKLEGVSFSSAMHSLILMDAAGEPLTRCLIWADSRSHACADEIRNSPVGHKIYLQTGTPVHPMSPLPKLCWLRQEQPELFGQAAKFIGIKEYVLYRLFGQYKVDQSVASAMGLFNIFEFEWHQDALEVAGVKPEQLPEPVPPTYTFRELKPAYASLLKIPADTPFVIGASDGCLANLASHAVRAGEAVVTIGTSGAVRVMSNKPATDLQERVFSYALNKDHFVLGGAVNNGGVALRWFRDTFYAAETAEAMAKDQDIYELLNEVAESISAGADGLLFLPYLLGERAPIWDGAARACFIGANYNHSRAHFLRAVMEGVIFGVNSVVQALEQTVGPISCIYANGGFSFSELWVQMLADVTGKKVQLTETPEGSAFGAALMGMYALQLLPSLEEAEHMIRVSRTYEPDMESHRTYAKGYAVFEALYPKLKESFEQLNNA, from the coding sequence ATGCAGCAAAGCTCTATTATCGGCGTAGACATCGGCACAACCAGCACCAAATCCGTGGCCTTCGGGCTAACGGGGGAGGTGCTGTATTACCAGACGGTAGAGTACCCGATTCTAAGCGAGGAGCCGGGGCAGGCCGAGCAGGAACCGGAGCAGGTGCTGGAGGCGGTGCTGAGCACGCTTGGCAAGGTGCTCGAGTGGCAGCAGCAGCGCGGCTGCAAACTGGAGGGCGTGAGTTTCAGCAGCGCCATGCACAGCCTGATCCTGATGGATGCCGCTGGCGAGCCGCTGACCCGCTGCCTGATCTGGGCCGACTCCCGCAGCCACGCCTGCGCCGACGAAATCCGGAACAGCCCCGTCGGGCACAAGATATACCTGCAGACGGGCACACCCGTGCACCCCATGTCGCCGTTGCCCAAGCTGTGCTGGCTGCGGCAGGAGCAGCCGGAGCTGTTCGGGCAGGCGGCCAAATTCATCGGTATCAAGGAGTATGTGCTCTACCGGCTGTTCGGCCAGTATAAAGTAGACCAGTCTGTTGCCTCGGCCATGGGGCTGTTCAACATCTTTGAGTTTGAGTGGCACCAGGATGCCCTGGAGGTGGCGGGCGTAAAGCCGGAGCAACTGCCAGAGCCAGTGCCGCCCACCTACACGTTCAGGGAGCTCAAACCGGCCTATGCGTCGCTGCTTAAAATCCCTGCCGATACTCCTTTTGTGATCGGGGCAAGCGACGGGTGCCTCGCTAACCTGGCCTCCCATGCCGTGCGCGCCGGCGAGGCCGTTGTCACGATAGGGACCAGCGGTGCCGTGCGCGTCATGTCCAACAAGCCGGCCACCGACCTGCAGGAGCGCGTGTTCAGCTATGCCTTAAACAAGGACCACTTTGTGCTGGGAGGGGCGGTAAACAACGGCGGAGTGGCCCTGCGCTGGTTCCGCGACACGTTTTACGCCGCCGAAACGGCAGAAGCCATGGCCAAGGATCAGGATATCTATGAGCTGCTGAACGAGGTGGCTGAGTCCATTAGTGCGGGTGCCGATGGGCTGCTGTTTCTGCCTTACCTGCTGGGGGAGCGGGCACCGATCTGGGACGGCGCGGCCCGCGCCTGCTTTATCGGGGCGAACTACAACCATTCCCGGGCGCATTTCCTGCGGGCGGTCATGGAAGGGGTGATCTTTGGCGTGAACAGCGTGGTGCAGGCGCTGGAGCAGACGGTAGGCCCGATTTCGTGCATCTATGCCAACGGGGGCTTTTCGTTTTCGGAGCTGTGGGTGCAGATGCTGGCCGATGTGACGGGTAAAAAGGTGCAGCTTACGGAGACGCCCGAGGGCTCGGCCTTCGGGGCTGCGCTCATGGGCATGTACGCCCTTCAGCTGCTCCCCTCGCTGGAGGAGGCGGAGCACATGATCCGGGTAAGCAGAACCTACGAGCCGGATATGGAAAGCCACAGAACCTATGCCAAGGGCTACGCCGTTTTTGAGGCGCTCTACCCCAAGCTGAAGGAAAGTTTCGAACAGCTCAAC